One window of the Shimwellia blattae DSM 4481 = NBRC 105725 genome contains the following:
- a CDS encoding YaeQ family protein: MALKATIYKAAVNVADMDRNRYLDASLTLACHPSETEQRMMLRLLAWIKYADERLQFTRGLCADDEPEVWLRNDHLGIDLWVELGLPDERRLKKACNQSGQVALFTYNSRAAQVWWQQHQALAAQYKNLTVWYLDDAQLAALAGLATRTMNLQATLQEGIIWLSDEQHNLELHLTCWQAAA, encoded by the coding sequence ATGGCTCTGAAAGCAACAATTTATAAGGCGGCGGTTAATGTGGCCGATATGGACCGCAACCGGTATCTCGATGCCAGCCTCACGCTCGCCTGCCATCCGTCGGAAACGGAACAGCGCATGATGCTGCGGCTACTGGCATGGATCAAATATGCCGACGAACGGCTGCAGTTTACCCGCGGGCTGTGCGCGGACGATGAGCCAGAAGTCTGGTTACGCAATGATCACCTGGGCATCGACTTGTGGGTAGAGCTGGGGCTGCCGGATGAACGTCGGCTGAAAAAAGCGTGTAACCAGTCAGGGCAGGTGGCGTTATTTACCTATAACAGCCGGGCCGCCCAGGTGTGGTGGCAACAGCACCAGGCGCTGGCCGCCCAGTATAAAAATCTGACCGTCTGGTATCTGGATGACGCACAGCTGGCGGCACTGGCGGGCCTGGCGACCCGTACCATGAATTTGCAGGCTACCCTGCAGGAGGGGATCATCTGGTTGTCTGACGAGCAGCACAACCTGGAGCTGCACCTGACCTGCTGGCAGGCCGCGGCATGA
- the nlpE gene encoding envelope stress response activation lipoprotein NlpE (NlpE, an outer membrane lipoprotein, interacts directly with CpxA, the sensor histidine kinase of the Cpx system for response to envelope stress.) translates to MIALLAGGVGLIGCNNRAETLPLKPVQEQGMQAMQQSWRGIIPCADCAGIETSLFLAKDGTWVMNEYYQGARGKTSAFASYGRWARTADRLTLTDTRGKKSYFRVTGEQLEMLDSTGNRIDSALNYTLAPVRADLPLTPMPMRGKYRYMADSATFTDCVTGRVLPVNNNVQLERGYAAAGGQGMEGVMVEFNAHYRMEPNMDTGVPEKTVVPDGHGTFRPGEHCAE, encoded by the coding sequence ATGATAGCTCTGCTGGCAGGCGGAGTGGGGCTTATCGGTTGTAATAACCGCGCAGAAACGCTGCCGCTCAAACCGGTGCAGGAGCAGGGCATGCAGGCCATGCAGCAGAGCTGGCGCGGCATTATTCCCTGTGCGGACTGCGCGGGGATCGAGACATCGCTGTTTCTGGCAAAAGACGGCACCTGGGTGATGAATGAGTATTACCAGGGCGCCCGCGGGAAGACCTCCGCTTTTGCCTCTTACGGGCGCTGGGCGCGCACTGCCGACCGGCTGACGCTGACCGACACCCGGGGGAAGAAATCCTATTTCCGCGTCACCGGGGAGCAACTGGAGATGCTGGATAGCACCGGTAACCGGATTGATTCCGCGCTTAATTACACTCTGGCGCCGGTGCGGGCGGATCTGCCGCTCACTCCCATGCCGATGCGCGGTAAATACCGTTATATGGCAGACTCGGCGACCTTTACGGATTGTGTCACCGGGCGTGTGCTGCCGGTGAATAACAATGTTCAGCTTGAGCGCGGTTATGCTGCAGCCGGAGGACAAGGCATGGAAGGTGTGATGGTGGAATTTAATGCCCACTACCGGATGGAGCCCAATATGGATACCGGCGTGCCGGAGAAAACCGTAGTGCCGGATGGCCACGGAACCTTCAGGCCAGGCGAGCACTGTGCTGAGTGA
- the rcsF gene encoding Rcs stress response system protein RcsF, translating into MRALPICVLAFALSGCSILSRSPVEPAKSPQPPAKATQPSQPKTTTHYAPVHIYTKAEELVGKPFRDLGEVSGDSCQVSNQDSPPNIPTARKRMQINAAKMRANAVLQHSCEITSGTPGCYRQAICLGSALKVGTK; encoded by the coding sequence ATGCGCGCCTTACCGATCTGTGTATTGGCATTCGCCCTGAGCGGCTGCTCAATATTAAGCAGATCCCCTGTAGAACCGGCAAAATCGCCGCAGCCCCCGGCAAAAGCGACACAACCCAGCCAGCCGAAAACCACCACCCACTATGCCCCGGTACATATCTATACCAAAGCTGAGGAGCTGGTTGGCAAGCCCTTCAGGGATCTGGGTGAAGTCAGCGGAGACTCCTGCCAGGTCAGCAACCAGGACTCACCGCCCAATATTCCAACCGCCCGCAAACGCATGCAGATCAACGCCGCAAAAATGCGTGCTAACGCCGTGTTACAACACAGCTGTGAAATCACCAGCGGCACACCCGGGTGCTACCGCCAGGCCATCTGCCTTGGCTCTGCGCTGAAAGTCGGCACCAAATGA
- the gmhB gene encoding D-glycero-beta-D-manno-heptose 1,7-bisphosphate 7-phosphatase → MAKSVPAIFLDRDGTINVDHGYVHEIDNFEFIDGVIDAMKELKAMGFALVVVTNQSGLARGIFTEEQFEHLTEWMDWSLADRDVELDGIYYCPHHPEGSVAEFRQECDCRKPQPGMLLSAQRFLHIDMAASYMVGDKLEDMQAGQGAAVGTKVLVRTGKPVTPEAEATADWVINSLADLPAAIKKQQK, encoded by the coding sequence GTGGCTAAATCAGTACCTGCTATTTTTCTCGACCGGGATGGCACTATTAATGTGGATCACGGCTACGTACACGAGATAGACAACTTTGAGTTCATCGATGGCGTTATCGACGCGATGAAAGAATTAAAAGCCATGGGGTTTGCGCTGGTGGTTGTGACCAACCAGTCGGGCCTGGCGCGTGGCATTTTTACCGAAGAGCAGTTTGAACATCTCACCGAGTGGATGGACTGGTCACTGGCGGACCGGGACGTGGAGCTCGATGGTATCTATTACTGCCCGCACCACCCGGAGGGGAGCGTAGCTGAATTCCGCCAGGAGTGTGACTGCCGCAAACCGCAACCGGGCATGCTGCTTTCCGCCCAGCGCTTTTTGCATATTGATATGGCGGCTTCCTATATGGTGGGTGACAAGCTCGAAGATATGCAGGCGGGCCAGGGGGCTGCGGTGGGCACAAAAGTCTTAGTGCGTACCGGTAAACCGGTCACCCCGGAGGCCGAAGCCACCGCAGACTGGGTGATTAACAGCCTGGCAGATCTGCCTGCGGCTATCAAAAAGCAGCAAAAATAA
- a CDS encoding MetQ/NlpA family lipoprotein, producing MAFKFKTYAAIGALIGSLALVGCGQEEKDPNHIKVGVIVGAEQQVAEVAQKVAKDKYGLDVELVTFNDYVLPNEALSKGDIDANAFQHKPYLDQQIKDRGYKLVPVGATFVYPIAGYSKKIKSLDELQPGAQIAVPNDPTNLGRSLLLLQKVGLITLKDGIGLLPTVLDITGNPKNLKIVELEAPQLPRSLDDAQIALAVINTTYASQINLTPAKDGIFVEDKDSPYVNLIVSREDNKDAENVKKFVQAYQSDEVSDAANRIFNGGAVKGW from the coding sequence ATGGCTTTTAAATTCAAGACCTACGCTGCGATTGGCGCATTAATCGGTTCCCTGGCGCTGGTTGGCTGCGGCCAGGAAGAGAAAGATCCCAACCATATTAAAGTTGGCGTGATCGTCGGCGCAGAACAGCAGGTTGCGGAAGTTGCCCAGAAAGTGGCCAAAGATAAATATGGCCTTGATGTTGAGCTTGTCACCTTTAACGATTACGTGCTGCCTAACGAAGCGCTGAGCAAAGGCGATATTGACGCCAACGCATTCCAGCATAAACCGTATCTGGATCAGCAAATCAAAGATCGCGGCTATAAACTGGTGCCGGTCGGCGCCACCTTCGTTTACCCGATTGCCGGTTACTCCAAGAAAATTAAATCGCTGGATGAGTTACAGCCCGGCGCCCAGATTGCAGTACCCAACGATCCGACTAACCTTGGCCGCTCCCTGCTGCTGCTGCAGAAAGTGGGCCTGATCACACTGAAAGACGGCATTGGCCTGCTGCCAACCGTGCTGGATATCACCGGGAACCCGAAAAACCTGAAAATTGTTGAGCTGGAAGCACCGCAACTGCCGCGTTCACTGGACGACGCCCAGATTGCCCTGGCGGTTATCAACACCACCTACGCCAGCCAGATCAACCTGACCCCGGCGAAAGACGGTATCTTTGTTGAAGATAAAGATTCACCTTACGTTAACCTGATCGTCTCCCGTGAAGATAATAAAGACGCGGAAAACGTGAAGAAATTTGTTCAGGCTTATCAGTCTGATGAAGTCTCTGACGCGGCAAACCGCATCTTTAACGGCGGGGCTGTTAAGGGCTGGTAA
- the metN gene encoding methionine ABC transporter ATP-binding protein MetN, whose amino-acid sequence MIKLSSITKVFQQGNRTIQALNNVSLHVPAGQIYGVIGSSGAGKSTLIRCVNLLERPTQGTVLVDGQDLTAMSDAQLTRARRQIGMIFQHFNLLSSRTVFGNVALPLELDNTPTADIKQRVTELLELVGLGDKQDAYPANLSGGQKQRVAIARALASNPKVLLCDEATSALDPATTRSILELLKDINRRLGLTILLITHEMDVVKRICDCVAVISNGELIEQDTVSEVFSHPKTPLAQQFIQSTLHLDIPDDYAKRLKTEPTGDDIVPLLRLEFTGQSVDAPLLSETTRRFNVNNNIISAQMDYAGGVKFGIMLAEMHGDRKATQEAIAYLQQQNVKIEVLGYV is encoded by the coding sequence ATGATTAAACTTTCCAGCATCACCAAGGTATTCCAGCAGGGAAACCGAACCATTCAGGCGCTGAATAATGTCAGCCTGCATGTTCCTGCCGGGCAAATTTATGGCGTGATTGGCTCCTCCGGGGCGGGGAAAAGCACACTTATCCGCTGTGTTAACCTGCTTGAGCGCCCGACCCAGGGCACCGTTCTGGTAGACGGCCAGGATCTTACCGCCATGTCCGACGCACAGCTCACCCGGGCGCGCCGCCAGATTGGCATGATCTTCCAGCACTTTAACCTGCTCTCATCCCGGACGGTGTTCGGGAACGTGGCTCTGCCCCTTGAACTGGATAACACCCCCACCGCCGACATTAAACAGCGGGTCACCGAGCTGCTGGAACTGGTGGGACTGGGCGATAAACAGGATGCTTACCCGGCAAATCTGTCCGGCGGCCAGAAGCAGCGCGTGGCCATCGCCCGTGCCCTGGCCAGCAACCCGAAAGTTCTGCTGTGCGATGAGGCCACCAGCGCGCTGGACCCGGCCACAACCCGCTCTATCCTTGAACTGCTCAAAGACATTAACCGCCGCCTGGGGCTGACCATTTTGCTCATCACCCATGAAATGGACGTGGTAAAACGCATCTGTGACTGCGTGGCCGTTATCAGTAACGGCGAGCTGATTGAGCAGGACACGGTCAGCGAAGTGTTCTCCCACCCGAAAACACCGCTGGCTCAGCAGTTTATTCAGTCTACCCTGCATCTGGATATTCCGGATGACTACGCCAAACGCCTGAAGACAGAGCCCACGGGCGACGATATTGTCCCGCTACTGCGTCTGGAATTCACCGGCCAGTCAGTGGATGCGCCTTTACTGTCCGAAACCACGCGCCGCTTTAATGTTAACAACAACATTATCAGCGCTCAGATGGATTATGCCGGTGGCGTAAAATTCGGCATTATGCTGGCTGAAATGCACGGCGACCGGAAGGCAACACAGGAAGCGATAGCTTACCTGCAGCAACAAAACGTAAAAATTGAGGTACTGGGTTATGTCTGA
- the arfB gene encoding alternative ribosome rescue aminoacyl-tRNA hydrolase ArfB: MIPLSRQVAIPDDEYTLTAIRAQGAGGQNVNKVSSAIHLRFDIRQSSLPDFYKQRLLAAQHHLITAEGVVIIKAQEYRTQAQNREAAIARLVALIQELTAVQKRRRATRPTRASKERRLATKAQKSSTKSLRGKVRLT; this comes from the coding sequence ATGATCCCGTTGTCCCGGCAGGTCGCCATTCCCGATGATGAATACACGCTCACGGCGATCCGTGCCCAGGGGGCGGGCGGGCAAAATGTGAATAAGGTCTCCTCGGCCATCCATTTGCGTTTTGATATCCGCCAGTCAAGCCTGCCGGACTTTTATAAGCAGCGTTTACTTGCTGCGCAGCACCATTTAATCACCGCCGAGGGGGTGGTGATTATTAAGGCTCAGGAATACCGCACCCAGGCACAAAATCGCGAGGCGGCGATTGCCCGCCTGGTGGCGCTGATTCAGGAGCTGACTGCGGTACAAAAACGCCGCAGAGCAACCCGACCGACCCGGGCATCTAAAGAGCGACGGCTGGCAACCAAGGCTCAGAAGTCCAGTACCAAATCGTTACGCGGGAAGGTCAGGTTGACGTAG
- the proS gene encoding proline--tRNA ligase, protein MRTSQYLLSTLKETPADAEVISHQLMLRAGMIRKLASGLYTWLPTGLRVLKKVENIVREEMNNAGAIEVCMPVVQPADLWQESGRWEKYGPELLRFVDRGDRPFVLGPTHEEVITDLIRNELSSYKQLPLNFFQIQTKFRDEVRPRFGVMRSREFLMKDAYSFHTTQESLQETYDKMYQAYSTIFSRMGLDFRAVQADTGSIGGSASHEFQVLAQSGEDDIIFSDSSDYAANIELAEAVAPATPRAAATLEMTTVDTPNAKTIAELVEQFGLPVEKTVKTLLVKATEESAYPLVALLVRGDHELNEVKAEKLPQVAAPLTFATEEEIRAIVKAGPGSLGPVNMPVPVVIDRTVAAMSDFAAGANIDGKHFFGINWDRDVATPEVADIRNVVAGDPSPDGKGKLLIKRGIEVGHIFQLGTKYSEALKATVQGEDGRNQVLTMGCYGIGVTRVVAAAIEQHFDDRGIVWPDAIAPFQVAILPMNMHKSFRVKELAEKIYAELRAKGIEVLMDDRKERPGVMFADMELIGIPHTIVIGDRNLDNDDIEYKYRREGEKQLIKTGDIVEYLVSHIKG, encoded by the coding sequence ATGCGTACTAGCCAATATCTGCTCTCCACCCTGAAGGAGACTCCCGCCGACGCGGAAGTTATCAGCCACCAGCTGATGCTGCGCGCCGGGATGATTCGCAAACTGGCCTCCGGGTTATATACCTGGCTGCCGACCGGTCTGCGTGTCCTGAAAAAAGTTGAAAACATCGTCCGTGAAGAGATGAACAACGCTGGCGCCATTGAAGTCTGCATGCCGGTTGTTCAGCCTGCGGATTTATGGCAGGAAAGCGGCCGCTGGGAAAAATACGGCCCGGAGCTGCTGCGCTTTGTTGATCGCGGCGATCGTCCGTTTGTCCTCGGCCCGACCCACGAAGAGGTCATTACGGATCTTATCCGTAACGAGCTGAGCTCCTATAAACAGCTGCCGCTGAACTTCTTCCAGATCCAGACCAAGTTCCGTGATGAAGTTCGCCCGCGCTTTGGCGTAATGCGTTCCCGCGAATTCCTGATGAAAGACGCCTACTCTTTCCATACCACTCAGGAATCCCTGCAGGAAACCTACGACAAGATGTACCAGGCTTACAGCACCATCTTCAGCCGTATGGGGCTGGACTTCCGTGCGGTACAGGCCGATACCGGCTCCATCGGCGGTAGCGCATCTCACGAATTCCAGGTGCTGGCCCAGAGCGGTGAAGACGATATTATCTTCTCTGACTCCTCTGATTACGCGGCAAACATCGAGCTGGCCGAAGCCGTTGCGCCAGCCACCCCGCGTGCTGCTGCCACCCTGGAAATGACCACGGTTGATACCCCGAATGCCAAAACCATCGCCGAGCTGGTAGAGCAGTTTGGCCTGCCGGTGGAAAAAACCGTCAAAACCCTGCTGGTTAAAGCCACCGAAGAGAGCGCCTACCCGCTGGTCGCCCTGCTGGTGCGTGGCGATCACGAGCTGAACGAAGTTAAAGCGGAAAAACTGCCCCAGGTTGCCGCACCGCTGACCTTCGCCACCGAAGAAGAAATCCGCGCCATTGTGAAAGCAGGGCCGGGATCACTGGGCCCGGTGAATATGCCGGTTCCGGTGGTTATCGACCGCACCGTTGCCGCCATGAGTGACTTTGCAGCCGGTGCCAATATCGACGGTAAACACTTCTTCGGTATTAACTGGGATCGCGATGTCGCCACCCCGGAAGTGGCCGATATCCGTAACGTGGTCGCCGGCGATCCGAGCCCGGACGGCAAAGGCAAGCTGCTTATCAAGCGCGGCATTGAAGTGGGGCATATCTTCCAGCTGGGCACAAAATATTCCGAAGCGCTGAAAGCCACGGTGCAGGGCGAAGATGGCCGCAACCAGGTTCTGACCATGGGTTGCTACGGTATCGGGGTAACCCGCGTGGTTGCCGCCGCCATTGAACAGCACTTTGACGATCGCGGTATTGTCTGGCCAGACGCCATTGCGCCGTTCCAGGTTGCCATTCTGCCAATGAACATGCACAAGTCGTTCCGCGTAAAAGAACTGGCGGAGAAAATCTACGCCGAACTGCGCGCGAAAGGCATTGAAGTGCTGATGGACGACCGTAAAGAGCGCCCGGGCGTGATGTTTGCCGATATGGAGCTTATCGGTATTCCGCACACCATCGTGATTGGCGACCGTAACCTGGATAACGACGATATTGAGTATAAATACCGCCGCGAAGGTGAAAAACAGCTGATTAAAACCGGCGATATCGTGGAATATCTGGTTTCACATATTAAAGGCTGA
- a CDS encoding methionine ABC transporter permease MetI codes for MSEAMMWLMLKGIWETLAMTFVSGFFGFVIGLPLGVLLYITRPGQIIENATLYRVISALVNIFRSIPFIILLVWMIPFTRVIVGTSIGLQAAIVPLTVGAAPFIARMVENALLEIPSGLIEASRAMGATPVQIIRKILLPEAMPGLVNAATITLITLVGYSAMGGAVGAGGLGQIGYQYGYIGYDATVMNTVLILLVALVWLIQIGGDRIVRAVTHK; via the coding sequence ATGTCTGAAGCAATGATGTGGTTAATGCTGAAAGGCATCTGGGAAACGCTGGCGATGACGTTTGTCTCCGGTTTTTTCGGCTTTGTGATTGGTCTGCCGCTCGGGGTATTGCTGTATATCACCCGGCCGGGGCAGATCATTGAAAATGCCACGCTGTACCGGGTTATCTCTGCGCTGGTCAATATTTTCCGCTCCATTCCTTTTATTATTTTACTGGTATGGATGATCCCCTTCACCCGGGTTATTGTCGGTACGTCTATCGGCCTGCAGGCGGCGATTGTTCCGCTGACTGTCGGTGCGGCGCCGTTTATTGCCCGTATGGTGGAAAACGCCCTGCTGGAGATCCCGTCAGGTCTGATTGAGGCCTCCCGCGCAATGGGGGCAACCCCGGTGCAGATCATCCGTAAGATCCTGCTGCCGGAAGCCATGCCCGGGCTGGTTAACGCAGCCACCATCACCCTGATAACCCTGGTGGGTTACTCCGCTATGGGGGGTGCCGTTGGTGCCGGTGGTCTGGGGCAGATAGGTTATCAGTATGGCTACATCGGTTATGATGCTACTGTAATGAATACTGTGCTGATTTTGCTGGTCGCGCTGGTATGGTTAATCCAGATCGGTGGCGACAGAATTGTCCGCGCCGTCACGCACAAATAA
- the tsaA gene encoding tRNA (N6-threonylcarbamoyladenosine(37)-N6)-methyltransferase TrmO encodes MTSFRFAQIGVIHSPYKEKFAVPRQPGLVKDGCGTLELLAPYNQPEAVRGLEGFSHLWLLFIFHQTMDGGWRPTVRPPRLGGNARMGVFATRSTFRPNPLGMSLVELQGITHQHDTLLLHLGGLDLVDGTPIVDIKPYLPFAEAIPEARAGYAQQAPAADMPVSFTPEVAGQIRQLDGRYPHLARFITDVLAQDPRPAYRKSEEPGKSYAVHLLDFNVRWRVTEQGCEVFALEPVSL; translated from the coding sequence ATGACCAGTTTCAGGTTCGCACAGATCGGCGTAATTCACTCCCCCTATAAAGAGAAATTCGCCGTTCCGCGCCAGCCAGGTTTAGTCAAAGACGGCTGCGGCACCCTGGAGCTGCTGGCGCCTTATAACCAGCCAGAAGCGGTCCGGGGGCTTGAGGGATTCAGCCATCTCTGGCTGCTGTTTATCTTCCACCAGACCATGGATGGCGGCTGGCGCCCGACGGTACGCCCGCCCCGGCTGGGCGGTAACGCCCGGATGGGGGTTTTTGCCACCCGCTCCACATTCCGCCCCAACCCGCTGGGCATGTCACTGGTCGAGCTGCAGGGCATTACCCACCAGCACGATACGCTGCTGTTGCACCTGGGCGGGCTGGATCTGGTAGACGGCACCCCCATTGTTGATATCAAGCCTTATCTGCCGTTTGCTGAAGCCATTCCCGAAGCCCGGGCAGGCTATGCTCAGCAGGCCCCGGCGGCCGATATGCCGGTCAGCTTCACACCAGAGGTGGCCGGCCAGATCCGGCAACTGGACGGGCGCTACCCGCATCTGGCGCGTTTTATCACTGATGTTCTGGCCCAGGATCCGCGCCCGGCTTATCGTAAAAGTGAGGAGCCCGGTAAAAGCTATGCGGTACATCTGCTGGATTTTAATGTCCGCTGGCGGGTGACTGAGCAGGGCTGCGAGGTGTTTGCACTGGAGCCTGTTTCACTTTAA